A window of the Euzebya pacifica genome harbors these coding sequences:
- a CDS encoding ATP-dependent DNA ligase, which produces MTTGRLADLVAASDALADEPGRNEKVRIIVEALLAAGDRADLAARYLAGDPPQDRLEVGWAAVRDADTAPAEDASLTLDDVDAALEVLATAGGPGSRGARMTALNGLLARATSAEQAFLRHLVMGEMRHGASAGMVAKGIAKAADVPETVVRRALMLSADLGEVATLALTGGRPALEAVGLVVGRGVQPMLASTTESVTEVVEELGTAVVEWKLDGARIQVHVDGEDVVVFTRNLNDITSRSADVVAAARALPMQQAILDGEVLAMGTDGLPWAFQDTMSAFSRDEGERPALSPFFFDLLHVDGEDLIDQPLSARRQRLTALVPDHLRIPSVIVEDAAAGEAVAVESLDRGHEGVMVKALDAPYAAGRRGKQWRKVKPVKTLDLVVLAVEWGSGRRQGWLSNIHLGARIDGPDGQPEFVMLGKTFKGMTDAMLEWQTARFLELETHRDQRAVHVRPEQVVEIALDGVQTSRRYPGGVALRFARVIGYRDDKSPAEVDTLDTVRALGGLPPR; this is translated from the coding sequence GTGACGACCGGCCGGCTGGCAGATCTGGTCGCGGCCTCCGACGCCCTGGCCGACGAGCCGGGACGCAACGAGAAGGTCCGCATCATCGTCGAGGCGTTGCTGGCCGCCGGCGACCGTGCCGACCTGGCCGCCCGCTACCTGGCCGGCGACCCGCCGCAGGATCGCCTGGAGGTCGGCTGGGCCGCGGTCCGCGACGCCGACACCGCACCAGCCGAGGACGCGTCCCTCACCCTCGACGACGTCGACGCAGCCCTGGAGGTGCTGGCCACCGCCGGCGGGCCCGGCTCACGGGGCGCACGGATGACCGCCCTGAACGGCCTGCTCGCACGGGCCACCAGCGCCGAGCAGGCGTTCCTGCGCCACCTGGTGATGGGCGAGATGCGACACGGCGCCTCTGCCGGCATGGTCGCCAAGGGCATCGCCAAGGCGGCCGACGTCCCCGAGACCGTGGTCCGCCGCGCCCTCATGCTGTCCGCCGACCTCGGTGAGGTGGCCACCCTTGCGTTGACCGGCGGGCGTCCTGCGCTGGAGGCGGTCGGGCTGGTCGTCGGCCGCGGGGTGCAGCCGATGCTGGCGTCCACCACCGAGTCGGTTACCGAGGTCGTTGAGGAGCTCGGTACGGCCGTGGTGGAGTGGAAGCTCGACGGCGCCCGCATCCAGGTGCACGTCGACGGCGAGGACGTGGTGGTGTTCACCCGCAACCTCAACGACATCACCAGCCGCTCCGCCGATGTCGTGGCCGCCGCCCGGGCCCTTCCCATGCAGCAGGCCATCCTCGACGGCGAGGTGCTGGCGATGGGGACCGACGGCCTGCCGTGGGCCTTCCAGGACACGATGAGCGCCTTCAGCCGGGACGAAGGCGAGCGGCCGGCGCTCAGCCCGTTCTTCTTCGACCTGCTGCACGTCGACGGCGAGGACCTGATCGACCAGCCGCTCTCGGCCCGCCGCCAGCGCCTGACCGCGCTGGTCCCCGACCACCTGCGCATCCCCTCGGTCATCGTCGAGGACGCCGCGGCCGGCGAGGCCGTCGCCGTCGAGTCGCTCGACCGCGGGCACGAGGGCGTGATGGTCAAGGCGCTGGACGCCCCCTACGCCGCCGGCCGTCGTGGCAAGCAGTGGCGCAAGGTCAAGCCGGTCAAGACCCTCGACCTGGTCGTGCTGGCGGTGGAGTGGGGGTCGGGCCGTCGGCAGGGCTGGCTGTCCAACATCCACCTCGGCGCCCGCATCGACGGCCCCGACGGCCAGCCCGAGTTCGTCATGCTCGGCAAGACGTTCAAGGGCATGACCGACGCGATGCTGGAGTGGCAGACCGCCCGGTTCCTGGAGCTGGAGACCCATCGGGACCAGCGGGCCGTCCACGTCCGCCCCGAGCAGGTCGTCGAGATCGCCCTCGACGGGGTGCAGACCTCACGTCGGTACCCGGGCGGCGTGGCCCTGCGGTTCGCGCGGGTGATCGGCTACCGCGACGACAAGAGCCCGGCCGAGGTCGACACCCTCGATA